In the genome of Carya illinoinensis cultivar Pawnee chromosome 13, C.illinoinensisPawnee_v1, whole genome shotgun sequence, the window TTGATGATGTATCAGTCCCGGCTGTGAATaagttcttcaaataataataaaacaaaaagatcaTCAGAAAACAGTCATCATAACGAGATGGTATACATTATGGGGTGGCCAGAGTGGTAAGTGAGCTGTAACTAATTCAGAGTTGTACACAGTTGTTAATAAGTAGTTGGTAtctcatttttgtaatattattaacaATTTTTGGGGGTGGGCCAGAGTGGTTggtaaaatgtaattaatacgTATTGCACATGCCTTtgtgttgtaattatttttaaaaaattaaaatttaatattaaaaagttaattttttttcatgtaatctaatatttattattaaatttttttaaaaaaattaaatgatatttatataattataataattataaatattattatttttaagtatatatgtaataatttattaattatttccgAAGATACGACGGAATTCGAGTGCAAAAggaacttttattttattctggTTCCTCAACTCTTTTCAATTTATCTAAAttcttcttatttaattattataattttttcaacttacaacataaaatataataaataatttaattttttcaaaatttaacataaaaataatattaaaaaataacattctaataatattttattcaatttttaacttttatctcaactcaacttaacATCTAAACTGACAGTATTGAGAGGTTTTGTGTGACaactacttaaaaaaataatggataCTTGTTTATACTCTGCACCACTgaatttctaaattaatctaCGACTCAAATTAGAGCAATTTTAAtaactcaaaattcttatctcatcattacaattttattaaatttttaaataaaatataataaataattcaacctttttaaattttaaaataataataacattaaaaaataatattttaaacttttatttcaaatttaaaatttttatctctacCCCAACTCTTCATTTATACCAATCGCTGTACAAACAAAGGAAAATATATGCGTTACGAGAAAATATTCCTTATGAATTACGAGGTGactttttttttgtatgaatCAAACGATTTAACTACGCCGCAAGCTTAAAGGGCCCAGCAGCAGACCTGGCCCGTACTGTCAGAGGTCCACATCATGTAGTCCTAGCCACGTACCTACGTCGCGACTTACCACAATTAGAAACGAGTGGTCCGCCCGAAAACTCACCGTTAAAaagtatagtttttttttctttaattttttaaaaatatagcaTTACTCGGGACTCAAATTCGAATCCCAAAGTATTTATGATTAGAAATGAAACTAGCTTTTTCTTATTTAGGAaaaatatttgtagttataaagtatttaagtattgtataattttttttagaaaaaattgagtaaatattaaactcatacgaagaaaattaattttttaataatttttctcttctttaaattattaaataatatttacatatttcatgACTGTATATtcaatattactatttacagatcatGATCTCGTAAGAGGCCATGTACCATGCATGTAGGAGTGAAATATTATTGTGTGAAAAAGTGAAAGGAGAATTTAAGGGGTCATTTGAATAATGAGTTAAGATAATAtgaatttagttaaaaattaaataaaatattattataatattattttttaatattattattttgatatttgaaaaggtttaattatttattatatttatatacgaatttgagaaaattataatgataaaatatgataatgaaatgagataaaattctttcactatccaaacaagtTATTAATGTTTATGCAATTTCTCCAACTATTACGAATTTAatttcaattatattaaaatgatcatcatcacgTAAGTCCTGTATATATACGTTTCAgtcttttattaattaaaaaataaaaagcatgcATATACCTACTGATCATGATCGAGATGAATCATATCCATTAAAACATGATAACAACATATATAAGACAAAGGATAGAGGGCTGTCCATGCCCTGATCAAGGGGTACTGGTCCCAGCATCCATGCAAGTCGAGGAGTGACTGACCATCCGGCCACCCAAGCTAGGAGTGACACTTGCCACTTAGCTCGTGCTGTGGCCACTAGATCATTCTCGGCCTCATGCATCGACCACCTCAAGATCAGGTGGCAAAGACCACCTCTAATTAAGCTTGTGCATGGCCAGACCATTAATTCTAGGACGACTGTTAGgtacaagttttaaataaataaattttatataagtcttttataaaaaagtatgaCATACgaataaataatagttttttacACCTTTTTTAAGTATGATACTCTACCTCTTTACAAGAACAAATTTGtcaatttaaaacttatataaatcatttttctaattCTAATACGGGCTGTGActgtctttttttaatttattaaaatattttaaaaaatccaatatagtaacttaaaaaaaaattattaaatcacAGTTAACCCTTCATTAATCGACTACTTTCTAATTAAGCATACTCTCGATTAATGACTAATATTATACGTACGTACCAACAGGAGAGCCTTAATGTTGGTCAAGCTCAGCCTCTCGCCCGCAGAGTTGTCTCGGTTAGCCATGACAACGTCTAAGAAATCTGGCTTTCCCTTGCGTTCATGAGCCGAAGCTGAGTGCTCCTCAATCATCTTCGCCAGCAACACGTCGAACCGTTTGTGCAAGCGCTTCATTCCTCGCTCAATCCCCTGCAAATCCATCCATGCAATGGATGGTATGAAATCTCCGATGTTAAAGAGCCCAGCTGAAGTCATGAGCTCCACCACCATGTCCTTGAACTCGTTCGACTCCGACCCTTTCGTCACAAACACTCGTCGACTCAGTATCACTTGCCCTATCATGTTCGCCATCGCGTACGTCAACATCTCCGGCACCACCACGGGCTCCCCTTGCCTGCTAGACTCGCACATCGCTGTTAGCATGTGCCCGAGCTCGGCCGCTCGAACCTGAGCCCAGTCCTCCAGAGCCTTCCCTCCAAGCATGTGCAAGTTGCTCAACTTCCTAAGCAACTTCCACCTCTGTCCATAGCCCGCAAACACCATGTCCTGAGCATCATACGCCAAATGGGTTGCGCCAGCATTCGGTGGACGGTTCGAGAAATTTAGGTCTAGGGTTTTCAGAAAAGCCCGTGCAGCGTCTGGGGTAGAGGCCACGACCATGTTACAAGTGCCCATTTTTAGGTACATGACGGGTCCGTACTGTCGGGACAACTTGGCTAGGGTTACATGGGGCATGCTTCCTAGTAGGGGAAGAGCCCCGATAACCGGCCAACCTTTAGGGCCCGGTGGCAGTTTTCGAGCACTTTTTTTTAGGAGTGTACGAATGGAAAAGTGGGAGATTAAGAAGAGGATAATGGCGATGACAAGTTCCCGGATAAGAAATATGTCTACGGCCATGGTGTTGCAGCAGCTATCTAGCAGTACTAGTACTGGCACTAATGTTAGGGGGTTTTGCTAGtgcaaataaaagaaaggcTGCGTGTGATCCATATACTAGCTTGACGTATGAAATATATATGGACAGTGCGGTCAGTAATTTATTACGGCTTTTCGGGTTAGGTTAAACCTCACGTGAGTATCGAACAAAAGGCCCTCAACTACATTTCCAGAGAATTAAACAGTAGCTTTGCACAAGGCCAGGAATGTGGATATAATTTGACCTACTCGATCGGCACGTGCTGGGGGACTGGTGGTTGGGATCATGCGCAATAACTATGTATGTACGTACTTAACAAGACAATGACCCtaccttctattttttttcaattcccCCACTTCAACACAAAAGATTAAGATAATTGAGTAATGAGTACATCCTGAGTAATATCAGTGAGGTAATCAGCAATCACATATGGAACAgggaatgaaaggaaaatgtaTGCATGCGCATGTATTAGTTTCACataattagattttgaaaacCCGATCGGattctgttatatatttttaatatatatacatatatagaaatACTAAATTACCCACCAATGTTGGTCCTGAATTTGTGtcctgatttttttttacttaataattaaaaataataatttttaatattgttgtgaatttttttattttttaaaaatatttaaaaaaaatgaataaatttttttttttaaaaatattcttctcaTGAACGGACTAGTGCTAGCACTGTTCATATAAATGCTGGcttatctatttgaaaaaattactaTGCGGCCGAATAGTTACCATTTCATTTGACCGCTCAGTaagtttttttacttaataattaagaaaataattttatattgatgtattttttatattttttaaaaataataaaaaattaaaataaaaaatattattatttttacaccaGCGATGACTTGCAGTTATAAGCTGCAAGCTTGCTCATACTCGTCAGTCGTCACAGGACCAGTACGTACTTATCAATCATGCCCCCACCAGCCATCATATAACAATGGAAATGTATATACATGGATAGTGCTAGGACCACCGCTGGGGCTCCGCTGGGAGCTCCCgcgtcaatttttttttttttctatttttgtgttttttttttcacattatttttttaatgtttttaaatatttaaaaaaatataaaaaatttacaataatattaaataatttttacttaatcactaagaaaaaaaaaaactgggagcggtagctcccagcgggggatctagcattttcctatatatatatatatatgagttttgctactcataagtccatacaccacacactacataattttttattttttttttattttttaaatttattttttttattttatttaattttattatttttaaaataatagaattctTCTATTAATCATCCATATAATACacatttaataagagaaaaaaattaaaaaaataataaaaagagtggtgtgtggtgtatgagacttataaatagaatttttctatatatatatatatatgtgtgaagGATGGCAAGCACCGGACCGGagctaatttttattattttatgatctttttactttgtgattaaataaatattttttaataatattataaatttttaaaaataatatatacatttaaaattgttaaaaaatacatataaaaaatataaaaatatacacTTTTATATTAACGTACGATAGCTCCCAACTCCTGCTGAGCTGGGGGCAGTGGCTCATGTAGtgccatctatatatatatatatatatatatatatgtatatatattatatctgtgTGTGTTTTGAACTAGCTATACATGAATGGTAATTATAGGCTTACCACCATTTTATCACTCATTTACGATTTTagtgtatttaaaaattttttttattattttcttttaggtatttttttaacatccttaattattaagaaaaaaattaaaaaaaatacaattttattaatattcacttcCTCAACCACTAAgtagtgaaaataaaaaataaaaaattagtaaatgGGTGGTATGAGAGTAGTAAACCTCTCAATATTATTCATAATTGAATATATATCACTAGGCAGAGAACGGAAATCCTACACCAATAACATTAATATTTAGGGGTGTAAACGAGCATGAAAGTTAAGTTTGAAAGAGCGGTGGGTTATTAAACCTTGCTTGTTTAAACCTTACCTGAACATGAATCAAGCTCGAATTACCAGTTTGATTTTATGTTCATGATTAATagcttatttaatatttgagaAAGTCTAAGCTTATTCACGAATTGATTCATTTTGATCaaattagattat includes:
- the LOC122292566 gene encoding flavonoid 3',5'-hydroxylase 2-like, which gives rise to MAVDIFLIRELVIAIILFLISHFSIRTLLKKSARKLPPGPKGWPVIGALPLLGSMPHVTLAKLSRQYGPVMYLKMGTCNMVVASTPDAARAFLKTLDLNFSNRPPNAGATHLAYDAQDMVFAGYGQRWKLLRKLSNLHMLGGKALEDWAQVRAAELGHMLTAMCESSRQGEPVVVPEMLTYAMANMIGQVILSRRVFVTKGSESNEFKDMVVELMTSAGLFNIGDFIPSIAWMDLQGIERGMKRLHKRFDVLLAKMIEEHSASAHERKGKPDFLDVVMANRDNSAGERLSLTNIKALLLNLFTAGTDTSSSIIEWALAEMLKNPSILRRAHQEMDRVIGKNRRLEEADISKLPYLQAICKETMRKHPSTPLNLPRVSTQACEVNGYYIPKNTRLSVNIWAIGRDPDVWENPLDFTPDRFLTGKNAKIDPRGNDLELIPFGAGRRICAGTRMGIVLVEYILGTLVHSFDWELPKGVDLNMEESFGLALQKAVPLAAIVTPRLSLGAYAS